A part of Dasypus novemcinctus isolate mDasNov1 chromosome 5, mDasNov1.1.hap2, whole genome shotgun sequence genomic DNA contains:
- the TMED4 gene encoding transmembrane emp24 domain-containing protein 4, protein MGLWSLLLLALCAEGALGLYFHIGETEKRCFIEEIPDETMVIGNYRTQMWDKQKEVFLPSTPGLGMHVEVKDPEGKVVLSRQYGSEGRFTFTSHIPGDHQICLHSNSTRMALFAGGKLRVHLDIQVGEHANNYPEIAAKDKLTELQLRARQLLDQVEQIQKEQDYQRYREERFRLTSESTNQRVLWWSIAQTVILILTGIWQMRHLKSFFEAKKLV, encoded by the exons atGGGGCTTTGGTCGCTGCTGCTGCTCGCGCTGTGCGCGGAGGGCGCCCTCGGGCTTTACTTCCACATCGGCGAGACCGAGAAGCGCTGCTTCATCGAGGAGATCCCTGACGAGACCATGGTCATCG GGAATTATCGCACCCAAATGTGGGATAAGCAGAAGGAGGTCTTCCTGCCCTCGACCCCTGGCCTGGGGATGCATGTGGAAGTGAAGGACCCGGAAGGAAAG GTGGTGCTGTCCCGCCAGTACGGCTCAGAGGGCCGCTTCACCTTCACTTCCCACATCCCTGGTGACCATCAGATCTGCCTGCACTCCAATTCGACCAGGATGGCTCTCTTTGCTGGAGGCAAACTG CGTGTGCACCTAGACATCCAGGTTGGAGAGCATGCCAACAACTACCCTGAGATTGCAGCCAAGGATAAACTGACAGAGCTGCAGCTCCGAGCCCGCCAGTTGCTTGATCAAGTGGAGCAGATCCAGAAGGAGCAGGATTACCAAAGG TATCGTGAGGAACGCTTCCGTCTGACCAGCGAGAGCACCAACCAGAGAGTCCTGTGGTGGTCCATCGCCCAGACAGTCATCCTCATCCTCACTGGCATCTGGCAGATGCGGCACCTCAAGAGTTTCTTTGAGGCCAAGAAACTGGTGTAA
- the DDX56 gene encoding probable ATP-dependent RNA helicase DDX56 — translation MSDPEALGFEHMGLDPRLLQAVADLGWLRPTLIQEKAIPLALEGKDLLARARTGSGKTAAYAIPMLQLLLHRKATGPVVEQAVRGLVLVPTKELARQAQAMIQQLATYCARDIRVADVSAADDTASQRAMLMEKPDVVVGTPSRVLSHLQQDSLKLQDSLELLVVDEADLVFSFGFEEELKSLLCYLPRIYQAFLMSATFNEDVQALKELVLHNPVTLKLQESQLPGPDQLQQFQVVCETEEDKFLLLYALLKLSLVRGKSLLFVNTLERSYRLRLFLEQFSIPTCVLNGELPLRSRCHIISQFNQGFYDCVIATDAEVLGAPVKAKRRGRAAKHDRASDPEAGVARGIDFHHVSAVLNFDLPPNPEAYIHRAGRTARADNPGIVLTFTLPPEQPRLGEIEELLGGENGAPVLQPYQFRMEEIEGFRYRCRDAMRSVTKQAIREARLKEIKEELLHSERLKTYFEDNPRDLQLLRHDLPLHPAVVKPHLGHVPDYLVPPALRGVVRPHQKRKKLSSHRKTKKAKAQNPLRSFKHRGKTSRPPATPS, via the exons ATGTCGGACCCAGAAGCTTTGGGCTTTGAGCACATGGGCCTCGACCCCCGGCTCCTGCAG GCCGTCGCGGACCTGGGCTGGTTGCGACCTACGCTCATCCAGGAAAAGGCCATCCCGCTGGCCCTCGAGGGGAAGGACCTCCTGGCTCGAGCCCGCACGGGCTCGGGGAAGACGGCCGCTTATGCTATTCCGATGCTGCAGCTGCTTCTCCACAGGAAGGCG ACTGGTCCTGTGGTGGAACAGGCTGTGAGAGGCCTTGTCCTTGTGCCCACCAAGGAGTTGGCACGGCAGGCACAGGCCATGATTCAGCAGCTGGCTACCTACTGTGCACGTGACATTCGTGTGGCTGATGTCTCAGCCGCTGATGACACAGCCTCTCAGAG AGCTATGCTGATGGAGAAGCCAGATGTGGTAGTAGGGACCCCGTCCCGTGTCCTAAGCCATCTGCAGCAAGACAGCTTGAAACTGCAGGACTCTCTGGAGCTGCTGGTCGTGGATGAGGCTGACCTTGTTTTCTCCTTTGGCTTTGAGGAGGAGCTCAAGAGTCTTCTTTG TTACTTGCCCCGGATATACCAGGCTTTTCTCATGTCGGCCACTTTCAACGAGGACGTGCAAGCACTCAAGGAGCTAGTACTACACAACCCG GTTACCCTCAAGTTGCAAGAGTCCCAGCTGCCAGGGCCAGACCAGTTGCAGCAGTTCCAGGTGGTCTGTGAGACTGAGGAGGATAAGTTTCTGTTGCTATATGCTCTGCTAAAGCTGTCGCTGGTCCGGGGCAAGTCCCTGCTCTTTGTCAACACTCTGGAGCGGAGCTACCGGCTGCGCCTTTTCCTGGAGCAGTTCAGTATTCCCACCTGCGTGCTCAATGGAGAGCTCCCCCTGCGCTCCAG GTGCCACATCATCTCACAGTTCAACCAGGGCTTCTACGACTGCGTCATAGCGACGGATGCAGAGGTCTTGGGGGCCCCTGTCAAGGCCAAGCGGCGGGGCAGAGCTGCCAAACATGACAG GGCCTCTGACCCGGAGGCAGGGGTGGCCCGGGGCATCGATTTCCACCACGTGTCTGCTGTGCTCAACTTCGATCTGCCCCCTAACCCTGAGGCCTACATCCATCGAGCTGGCAG GACAGCGCGCGCCGACAACCCGGGCATCGTGCTGACCTTCACGCTGCCCCCAGAGCAGCCCCGCCTGGGTGAGATCGAGGAGCTTCTCGGTGGAG AGAACGGGGCCCCCGTCCTGCAGCCGTACCAGTTCCGGATGGAAGAGATCGAGGGCTTCCGCTACCGCTGCAGG GACGCCATGCGCTCGGTGACCAAGCAGGCCATCCGCGAGGCGAGGCTGAAGGAGATCAAGGAAGAGCTGCTGCACTCCGAGAGGCTCAAG ACGTACTTCGAAGACAACCCCCGGGACCTGCAGCTGCTGCGGCATGATCTGCCGCTGCACCCGGCGGTGGTGAAGCCCCACCTGGGCCACGTGCCCGACTACCTGG TCCCTCCAGCCCTGCGTGGCGTTGTCCGCCCCCACCAGAAGCGGAAGAAGCTGTCCTCTCACAGGAAGACCAAG AAGGCGAAGGCCCAGAACCCACTGCGCAGCTTCAAGCACCGAGGGAAGACGTCCCGGCCCCCGGCGACGCCGTCCTGA